The Candidatus Bathyarchaeota archaeon genome has a segment encoding these proteins:
- a CDS encoding PadR family transcriptional regulator translates to MKADMKKVQAKLMKGLLDLIILNLLKKQPMHGYQIITCIRKNFGIYFGPSTIYPLLNTLEEKGYVTSEWDLSKDRPRKVYSLTAEGVNLLSFTEDSLAFICRKINNLGSSKLLIPNNVMKTICPVKKMGEG, encoded by the coding sequence ATGAAAGCCGACATGAAGAAGGTTCAAGCCAAACTTATGAAAGGACTTCTAGACCTCATAATACTTAACCTTCTCAAGAAGCAGCCAATGCACGGCTACCAAATAATAACATGCATACGAAAAAATTTCGGAATATACTTCGGCCCCAGCACCATATATCCGCTTCTAAACACTCTCGAAGAGAAAGGCTACGTAACCAGCGAATGGGACCTAAGTAAGGATAGACCGAGAAAAGTTTACAGCTTAACTGCTGAAGGAGTAAACTTGCTATCATTCACAGAGGATTCACTGGCATTCATATGTAGAAAAATAAATAACCTAGGCTCAAGCAAGCTTCTGATACCCAACAACGTAATGAAGACAATTTGTCCCGTAAAGAAAATGGGAGAAGGCTAA
- a CDS encoding PadR family transcriptional regulator: MSETLKERIVQRIVRNLLDIIILQMISNQPMWGYKIKKEIENTYGIKIRHGALYPLLNMLENSGYLRSKQEKHGGRIRKVYEITSKGIQYVDAYYNFLKEQLQMKKSEITAGKQNEKRISILRHTARKTN; encoded by the coding sequence TTGTCTGAAACATTAAAGGAGCGAATTGTTCAACGCATAGTCAGAAATCTGCTAGACATAATCATACTCCAAATGATAAGCAACCAACCAATGTGGGGATACAAGATAAAAAAGGAAATCGAAAACACCTACGGAATAAAAATCAGGCACGGCGCATTATATCCACTGTTAAACATGCTTGAAAACAGCGGATACCTAAGAAGCAAACAGGAAAAACACGGAGGAAGAATAAGAAAAGTCTACGAAATAACATCAAAAGGAATACAATACGTAGACGCATACTACAACTTTTTAAAAGAACAACTACAAATGAAAAAGTCAGAAATTACTGCAGGCAAGCAAAATGAAAAAAGAATATCCATACTTAGACACACAGCAAGAAAAACTAATTGA
- a CDS encoding polyprenyl synthetase family protein, with product MKKEYPYLDTQQEKLIEEIQKLMEERGRKPLEMARKAVLEEKIECKEAKEALHYFITEYWHDLARPTLLSICCEAVGGDPNATIPFAVPLSLISGALDIHDDIIDQSKTKHGRPTVYGKYGKEIALLTADALLFKGFTLLQEACMKIPKRKALKIMKTIKDMFYELGDAEAQELKLRGRLDITPEEYLRIIEKKAADVEAHTRTAAIIGNATKKEEDSLGKYGRSLGKIIIIRDEIIDALNTRELKHRIKREHLPLPVIYVMANESKKPPFNEVLLRKNISENLLKELNKKVSELGGFKYTYNLIEKFANCGLQMLKEITFKKVELKNFLKAFTIAI from the coding sequence ATGAAAAAAGAATATCCATACTTAGACACACAGCAAGAAAAACTAATTGAAGAAATCCAAAAACTAATGGAAGAAAGAGGAAGAAAACCCCTAGAAATGGCAAGAAAAGCCGTTCTAGAAGAAAAAATAGAATGCAAAGAAGCAAAAGAAGCACTACATTACTTTATCACTGAATACTGGCACGACCTAGCAAGACCTACACTTTTATCAATTTGCTGCGAAGCAGTAGGCGGAGACCCAAACGCAACAATACCATTCGCAGTTCCACTTAGCCTAATAAGCGGAGCACTAGACATACACGACGACATAATAGACCAGTCAAAAACAAAACACGGCCGCCCAACAGTCTACGGAAAATACGGAAAAGAAATAGCCCTACTAACGGCGGACGCGCTGCTATTCAAAGGATTTACACTACTACAAGAGGCATGCATGAAAATACCCAAAAGAAAGGCACTGAAAATAATGAAAACAATAAAAGATATGTTTTATGAACTAGGAGACGCAGAAGCCCAGGAACTTAAGTTAAGAGGAAGACTAGACATAACCCCAGAGGAATACCTACGTATAATAGAGAAAAAAGCAGCAGACGTAGAAGCCCACACACGAACAGCAGCAATAATAGGGAATGCAACCAAAAAAGAAGAGGACAGCTTAGGCAAATATGGAAGATCCCTAGGCAAAATAATCATAATAAGAGATGAGATAATAGATGCGCTTAACACAAGAGAACTAAAACATAGAATAAAAAGAGAGCATTTACCGCTTCCCGTTATTTATGTCATGGCAAATGAAAGCAAAAAACCCCCTTTTAATGAAGTTTTATTAAGAAAAAATATTTCCGAAAATTTACTCAAAGAACTTAATAAAAAGGTAAGCGAGTTAGGAGGGTTCAAATATACATACAATCTTATTGAAAAATTTGCTAATTGTGGCCTTCAAATGTTGAAGGAAATAACATTTAAAAAAGTGGAACTTAAGAATTTTTTAAAAGCTTTTACAATAGCCATTTAA